ATGGGGACCCAGGTGCCCCCCAACAGGCTGTGACCCCCCTCAGAGGTCGCGTCTGCCCCCACCTACCGGTCtgtgttggggggctgggggctcggacgtgtggggtttttggggggctgggggctcggacatgtgggtttttggggggctgggggctcggaTGTGTGGGTCCCTGCTGGGGGGGTCTGTGACCTTGCACATGTGGGTCCATTTTTGGGGGTCTCAGACCTTGGACACGTGGGTCCttttgggggtctgggggctcgTGGGTCCTTTGGGGATCTGGGGGCTCGGACGTGTGGGTCCCTGCTGGGGGGGATCTGTGACCCTGCACATGTGGGTCCAtttttgggggtctgggggctcgGACATGTGGGTCctttgggggtctgggggctcgCACACCTGCACCCACCGCTGCTGTTTGCAGCTCAAACCCCCTCCCAAACTTGGGCTgttccccctcccctcgcccccccagccgctcgggccgggggggggcaggacccccatcccctgccccacggcgggcAGGGCCGTGCGTCAGCGGGGGCGCGTGGCCGGGGCGGCCGTGGGGAGGAAGTTTGTGGACAGGGTGGGGTGGCCTGGGCTACGTCAGCCGCGTGCGGCAATTtctgccgccgccgggcgccccaCGGGCAGCAGCCGCGCCGGGGCTGACGGGCAGGTGAGCGGCTCCTGCGATCCACTGGGAGCgactgggaagggctgggagcgGCACCTGGGGTGAACTGGGAGCAACTGGAATTGACCgggaagggctgggagcagcatcTGGGGTGAACTGGGAAcaactgggagcaactgggaagggctgggagcagcacctGGGGTGAACTGGGAGaaactgggagcaactgggaagggctgggagcagcgccTGGGGTGAGCTTGGAGTGACTGGGAGCAACTGAgaagggctgggagcagcgccTGGGGTGAGCTTGGAGTGACTGGGAGCAACTGAgaagggctgggagcagcgccTGGGGTGAGCTTGGAGtgactgggagcaactgggaagggctgggagcagcacctGGGGTGAACTGGGAGCAACTGGAATTgactgggaagggctgggggcagcaccTAGGGTGAACTGGGAGAACtgggcagagccaggagctgcaCCCAAGGGAGTTGGGATGAACTGGGTAGAGCCGGGAGCTGCAGCCAGAGGTGAACTGGGAGAACTGGGCAGAGCCGGGACCTGCACCTGAGGTGAACTGGGAGAACTGGGCAGAGCCGGGCTCttggccctgggacccccgcgGCTCCCACCGGACGGGGGACAGGCTGTGGGACTCCTAACTGGTTTTACTGGTTTAACTGTCTGGGGTGCCCGGATGGGTCCaggcggggggggaggctgggctgggacccccaggggctGCGGGCGGCTCCGCACCAagaccccccccggccctggcacCCACTGACCCCCTCATCCCCCCCAGCATCGCACCCCCCCGACGCCGTCACCGGGCCGGGGTCCCCTCGCCGTCGCGGTGTTTGCGCcggcccccgggggggccccgacTTTCCCTCCCTTATCGCACCCGGCGCCTCTTATCAGCGCCCGGCCCTGCCGCGGCTGCGCCGAGGGGGCCCTGGCCACGCCGGGGTGGGCGAGGGGacggtggggggggggctggaggggtgccAGCAGGCGGAgagagcgggggggggaggcgaGGAGCAAGTGGGTTTTGGGTGCtaagtgagcggctgggtgggtgcaGAGTGAGCGTTGGGTGGGTGTTGAGTGAGTGGTTGGGTGGGCGAGTAGTGAGCGGGTTTTGGGGTGGAGGGCGAGCGGTTGGGTGGGTGCCAAGTGAACGGCTGGGTGGGTGCAGAGTGAGTATTGGGTGGGtgttgagcgagcggctgggtgggtggcagAGTGAGCATTGGGTGGGCACCGAGTAGTTGGGTGGGCGAATAGTGAGCGGTTTTTGGGGTGGAGGGCAAGCAGTTGGGTGGGTGCCaagtgagtggctgggtgggtgcaGAGTGAGCGTTGGGTGGGTgttgagtgagcggctgggtgggcgccGAGTGGTTGGATGGGTGCCAAGCAAGCGGTTGAGTGGGCGCCcaagtgagcagctgggtgggtgcagagtgagcggctgggtgggtgctgAGCGAGCCGCTGGGTGGGtgctgagcgagcggctgggtgggtgggcgCCAAGTGAGCGGGTTTTTTGGGTGCCAAGCGAGCGTTGGGTGGGCCCGCCCTGGCTCTGAGGCGCCGGGTCTCCCCCCAGGCGGTGGCCGGAGCCATGAAGCACCAGCTGAACCCgcgcctgctgctgctgcccgtccTGGTGGCGCTggcgctgctggggctgcaggtgcAGCGCTTCGCCGAGGAGCCCATCACCACCacgcccgccctgcccggcccagATGCCGCCAACCAGCAGCACCCACCCAGGGCGAATTTCCAGTGGCACGGGGCACCGGAGCCGCAGAGCAACGCCACGGCCAAGCCGGCCCCCACCCGGCACCCGCTGCAGCCCCCCTACCCCCACCCCTACCGCTTCCTCCTCAACCAGCCCCACAAGTGCCGGGACCGGACGCCCttcctggtgctgctggtggtgacGGAGCCGGCCCACACGGCTGCCAGGAACGCCATCCGGCAAACCTGGGGCAACGAGAGCTCGGTGCCGGGGGTCTCCATCCTCCGCCTCTTCCTCGTCGGCGTCCACCCGGTGTTCGGGCAGGAGCTGCAGTcggtgctggaggaggagaaccTCCTCCACCACGACATCCTCCAACAAGATTTCTTGGACACCTACAACAACCTGACCTTGAAGACGTTGATGGGGATGGAGTGGGTGAGCAAGCACTGCCCCAACGCCAGCTACGTGATGAAGGCCGACAGTGACATCTTCCTCAACCTGGGCTACCTGGTGCGACGGTTCCTGGTGCCCCCCAAGAAGAACTTCATGACGGGTTACATCTACCGCAACACGGGGCCGCTGCGCAGCAAGGCCTACAAGTGGTACGTGCCCcaccaggtctaccccaacaacACCTACCCGCCTTACTGCGGTGGACCCGGCTACGTCCTCTCCGGGGATTTAGCCGGCAAAATCTACGGCGTTGCCCAAACTTTGCCCGTTATCAACATGGAGGACGCCTTCATGGGAATCTGCCTCCACGCGTTGGGCATCGGGGTCACCAAAAGCCCTTGGGGGGTCTTCTACATGTACCGGATCGAGTACGAGAAGTGCCGGTTCTCCCGGCTGGTGATGGTCCACCACtaccagccccaggagctgctgaagcTCTGGCCCCACTTCCAGGAGGCGGAGGTGACGTGCCACCGCTAGCCGCGGCCGGCGGGCTGagccgcgccggggctgccgggcgccGGAGCATCCCGCGTTCCCGGCGGTGGGTACCAGCGTCCCCTCCCCGTGCCGGGACCCGCCGGCTTCGCCCCCTCCGCCGACTTTCTGGCCAGTCCCCGGCTCTCGAGCAGCCGCTCGGGGCCCGTCTCCAAACCTCGGGTCTCTCGGGgacccccctccgccgcccccggccccaccgGGGATGGGTTTTCTCCCCAAAATTGAGCCGCCAGCTGGTTTGCACAGCGGGAGTCGAGGGCTTCGCTCACGGCTCCAGCTACACCACTTTAATgatcttcattattattattattattattatttattattattattattgattttttttgcactgatCCTGCTGGGCTCGGTGGTCGGGGACCCCGCCGGTGGTAAAGCTGTGCCCGCGTTAAATTATAGCTGACGTTTATAGAATAAAAGGGCTGGAGCCAGCCCAACCGAGTTCACCAACCGCCCCGTCTCTCCCGGTGCCGGCAGCACGCCTCGGGCTGCTGCCGCGCGtcgaccttggctggatgccaggcgcccacccagccgctctctcgctgccctcctcagctgggtgggggaagaaaatatAAACGAAAGAGTCGCGGGTCGAGATAAGGCCAGGGAGAGATCACGCGGCGATTACCGTCACGGggaaaacagactcgacttggggaaaattaatttaatttattgccaatcaaatcagaggaGGGTCATGAGAAAAtcgcagcttctcacagaagccacgcCCGTAGCCCCcgcgctaccaaaaccttgccacgcaaaccccaCCGGCACAAACCCTCCGCCATCCCCTCCCGTCCCGGCGCGCCAAGGGGAAGCGTCTCCATGGCGAAACGCCGGCGGAGGAGGAATGCGAGGAGCGAGAGGGGCCGCAACGCGCTCGCGGCGCCGGGAAGGGGCCGTCACCGAAACGCCGGCTCCAGCCGGGCAGCGGTCCCGGCGTTTGCTTTGGCACTGGGGCGTTAACGGGTTGCGCTTGGGTCCGGCTCTGCCGCCGGCACAGAGAGAACATGCAAGGTTTATCGAAAACAAGCGCGCCGCGCCGGAGGAGGCACGTTTACACACGCACAAGTGGCCCGCGGCAGAACGGCACCGGTGCAATAACCAACAAGGCTCCGGCTGTTTCCAGCGCTGCCTAAAGGAGCTAAAGAGGCAGCTCCGGTGTTATTTTTGT
The genomic region above belongs to Calonectris borealis chromosome 31, bCalBor7.hap1.2, whole genome shotgun sequence and contains:
- the LOC142073962 gene encoding beta-1,3-galactosyltransferase 2-like — encoded protein: MKHQLNPRLLLLPVLVALALLGLQVQRFAEEPITTTPALPGPDAANQQHPPRANFQWHGAPEPQSNATAKPAPTRHPLQPPYPHPYRFLLNQPHKCRDRTPFLVLLVVTEPAHTAARNAIRQTWGNESSVPGVSILRLFLVGVHPVFGQELQSVLEEENLLHHDILQQDFLDTYNNLTLKTLMGMEWVSKHCPNASYVMKADSDIFLNLGYLVRRFLVPPKKNFMTGYIYRNTGPLRSKAYKWYVPHQVYPNNTYPPYCGGPGYVLSGDLAGKIYGVAQTLPVINMEDAFMGICLHALGIGVTKSPWGVFYMYRIEYEKCRFSRLVMVHHYQPQELLKLWPHFQEAEVTCHR